TCCGCGCTCACGCTGGCGGTCGTGGCCGGCCCGACCCACATCGCCGAGACGGTGCGGCAGGCGGCCCAGCCCGTCACCTCGACGGCGTCTGGCGTCGCCAGCTCGCTCGGGACCGACCTTTCGTCCCTGGTGGGCCAGACCCCGCGTCCGGGCCTGACCACCCCTGGCAACCCGGCCATCGTGGCCGCGCCAGCCGTCGCCCAGCAGCCGGCCACGGCGCCGGTCCAGCCGGTCCAGCAGGTTGGCGCCAGCACCGAGACGACAGTGCGGGTCTACCAGGACAATCGGCCGTCCGTCGTGACGGTCATCTCGTCGGCCGTCGCGCCGGGCTTCCGCTCCGAGCCGCAGCCGAACGGCACCGGCTCCGGGTTCGTCATCGACAACCAGGGCCACATTCTGACCAACAATCACGTCGTCGCCGAGGCGGACAAGCTCGAAGTCACCCTCTCGGACGGAACGACCTACACGGCGAAGCTGATCGGCCGTGATGCGCGCTTCGACCTGGCGGTGATCCAGGCCGATATTCCCGCCGACAAGCTCCGCACCGTCAAGCTGGGCGATTCCGACGCGCTCCAGGTTGGCGAGCAGGTGGTCGCCATCGGGAACCCGTACGGGCTGGACGGCACCGTCACGACCGGCGTCGTCAGTGGCCGCCGGCCGCTGGTCTCCGAGCCGAGCAGTGAAGGTATCCTGGTCAACGCCATCCAGACCGACACCTCGATCAACCCTGGCAACTCGGGCGGCCCGCTCATGAACGCGCGGGGCGAGGTCATCGGCGTCACGACGCTCGGCTTGATGCCGAACGGCGGACAGGCTGGCCTGAACTTCGCCATCCCGATCAACAATGCCAAGAAGATCCTGAACGACCTGATGGCGAACGGCTCCTACAAGCACCCGTTCGTGGGGATCGCCACGGCCGAGATCACCGAAAGCGTGGCCCAGCAGCTGAACCTCCCCGTCAAGCAGGGCCTGCTGGTGCAGAGCGTCGAGGCGTCGAGCGCGGCCGGGCAGGCGGGCCTGCGGGCCGGCACGAGCCAGCAGCAGGCAGGCGCGCGGCAGGTCGCGACGGGCGGCGACATCATCACCGCCGTCGACGGGCGGCAGTTGGCGCGGCCTGAGGAGTTTGTGGCTTACCTGGCGATGAACAAGAAGGCTGGCGAGACCATCACCCTCACGGTCCTCCGCGACGGCAAGCAGCAGGATCTGACGCTCACGCTCGGCGAGCGCCCGGTGGCGCAGGAGCAGCAGAATCAGCAGCGGCCGTCCCAGCAGCAGCCCGGACAGCCGCGCCAGCAGCCCGGGCGGCAGACCCCCGGCAGCGGCAACGGCAACAGCGCGTTCCCGTCGTTCCCGCTGCCCGGCGGCCGGTAATCCCGAGTACTCGACCTCGCGCTACCGTGCTGGCTGCGCGATGGCCACGGGCCGGATGCCGGCCAGCTCCCAGACCCGCTCCACGAGCGACGGCGAGGCTTCGACCTCCCGTCGCTCGACCTCTTTCACCACCTGCACCAGCGCCTTGTGCGTTGGCGTGGGCACGCCGGCCTCGTCGCCCTTCTCCGCCACCAGCCCGTTGAGGAAGTCGATCTCGGTGCGGCGGCCCTTCTGGATGTCCTGGCCGGTCGACGGCCGTCCGTCCTCCGTCATCCGGGCCAGCCCGGCCAGCATCTTGCCCTCGACTTGCTCGAAGGCGGCAGCGTCGCCCTCGGCGGCGGCGCGCGAGACGGCCGGCGGCAGGCCACGGATCGGCTCGATCTCGAAGCCGAGCGCCTGCCCCACGGCGATGGCCTCGCCGGTCAACTGGATCGTCAGGCGGCGGATCTCGGCGCTGAGCGTCATCTCCTTGCCGCCCAGGCCGGTGATCGCCGAGACGCCGTTGCCGGAGGCGTTGAGCACCAGCTTCGTCCAGCGCTCGCCCCAGAGGTTGGGGGTCACCTTGGCGCTGTCGATGTTGGACATCAGCGCGGCGATCTCCTCGGCGCGCGGCGTGATCCGGCCGTGCACTTCGCCCACCCGGAAGACCGTGTAGCCAGGGCCGCCCGGCTGGACGGTTCGGGTGACGTGGCCCGGCGCGTAGGCGTTGACGCTGATGCTGCTGGCGATGCAGCCCAGGACCCGCCCCCAGCCGACCACGCTGGCGATACGCTCCTCGTTGATGCTGTTCTGCAACGAGACGATATAGCCGCCCGGCGCGAGGTACTGCGCGATCATCGTGGTGGCCCAGACGGTGTCATACGACTTGGTGCAGACGAAGGCGATGTCCACCGGCGCTTTGAACAGGCTCTGGACCTCGTGGAGGTGGAGCGCCCATGGATGGACCCGGTACTCGCCCTGCGTGCCCTCCAGCATCAGGCCATCGCGCTCGATCGCCTCGATATGGTCCGGCCACGGATCGATCAGCGTGACGTCCTCGCCGGCGCGCGTCAGGTGCCCGCCAACGTAGCTGCCGACCGCGCCCGCCCCCATGAATGCGAGTCGCTTGCCCATCGATGCTCCTCCACGAGCGGCCATACCACAGCAAGGCCCGGCTGCCCGCGCCTCGCGGCGGGCGCGCCGGCACTATAGGCCGCTGGCCCAGGCCCCGCAACCAGGGAGGACGCGGGGGCAGGGCGATTGCACGTTGAGCTTGCCGTGCAGCGTGGTCGGGGCTTGAAAGCCCCGCCTACCATCCTGCAGTCGCTTCGCGACGCTCCAGTCTCACCAGTCGACGATGTTCCCGGCCGCCGTCGCGCAGCGACGGAGCGAGTGTAGGCGGGGGTTTCAACCCCCGACTATGCGTTTCACGACGGTATGGGAACACCGACGAACATGCAATCGCCCTGGACGCGGGGGCGAGGTCGTTCGGGAGACGGCGGCAGGCGACGTTCGGCATGGACGACGTCCGGCAGGGACTCGGCAGAGACCAGCGGCCAGCGCGGTGCGGACCGCTGCGGGCGGCCTCTCGGACGTCTCGAAACGCTCGACGCGAACTCCACATCCTGGCACACTTTGAGTACAGCGGATGCGCGCAGTCCCGGGGCGTGGCATCCTTCTTGTGGTAGGCTCGGGCCGCCCCCCAGAGTCCCGTCCAGGCCACGGAGGCAACCAAGATGGCTACCCGCCGGCGCACCCTGATCACCCTGGTCGGGGCCGTGGGCCTCGTGCTGACCGCCAGCGGGTGTGACATGGCCCGGTCCGCGCTCGCGCCGCCCCAGCCGACATCCGCCGCCCAGGCGACCGCGCCGACTTCGGCCGCGCCGCAGACGCCGCCGGGCGCCGGCAGCGCCGCCCCGACCCAGGCCGCCGCCCCGCCGCCTGGGTCGGGCCCGCCCCAGGCGGCGGCTCCGACCCAGGCAGCGGCCCCAGCCGCGCCGGCCGGCCCGGCCCAGACGGGAGCCGCGCCATCGCCGGTCGTGGCGGTTGCGCCGGCCGCTCCCGCGGCGGCGCCCGGCAGCGGCGCGGCGGCGGCTCCGGCCGGCGCGCCGGCCGCCACCCCCTACGACAGCGTCATCCAGGTGTACCGTGATTGGCGGCCGTCCGTCGTGACGGTCCTCAGCACCGTCGTCTCGCCAGACTTCCGCGCCAAGCCCGAGTCCAGCGGGACCGGCTCCGGCTTCATGCTGGACGACCAGGGCCACATCCTGACCAACAACCACGTGGTGGCGGATGCCAACAAGCTCGAGATCACGCTCGCCAGCGGCCTGACGCTGCCCGCCGAGCTGATCGGCCGGGATCCGCGCTTTGACCTTGCAGTGATCCGCGCCCAGATCCCAGCCGATCAGATTCGGGTGATGAAACTGGCCGACTCGGACACCGTCCAGGTTGGGGAGCAGGCCATCGCCATCGGCAACCCGTACGGGTTGGAGGGGACCGTCACGGCCGGCATCGTCAGCGGACGCCGTCCCGTCGTCACCGAGCCGGGCGGCGACGGCGTCCTGGTCAACGCGATCCAGACCGATGCGTCCATCAACCCCGGCAACTCGGGCGGCCCGCTGATGAACGGGCGTGGCGAGGTCATCGGCGTCAACACGCTGGGGCTGATGCCGAACCGCGCCCAGGCCGGCCTCAACTTCGCCATCCCGATCAACAACGCCCGCCGCATCATGCCAGACCTGCTGGCAACGGGTGCATATCGGCATCCATTCGTCGGCGTCGGCTCGGCGGAGATCACCCAGCAGGTGGCGAGCGTCCTGGGCCTGCCCGTTCAGGAGGGGCTGCTGCTGCAGAGCATCGAGCCGGGCAGCGGTGCGGACCGGGCCGGCCTGCGCGGCGGCTCGGGCACACGCGAGGTCGGCTCGCGGCAGCTGGCAGTGGGCGGCGACATCGTCGTGTCGATAGACGGGCAGAAGGTGCGCCGGCCCGAGGACTTCATCGCATACCTGGAGCTGAACAAGAAGGCCGGCGAAGTTGTCATACTTACGATAGTACGAGATGGACAGCAGCGCGAGATTCAGGTTACGCTAGGAGAGCGTCCACGCGCTGAGCGCCCTGCCCAGCGTTGATTCATTGCCGAATGTTTGTGGGGCGCAACGATCTACATGAACGATCATCGCGGGACCCGGGGCAAAAGGTTTTAGGGTGATCCCGATTCGTCGATCTGTGAGGGAAGCGCCCGAAGGTCAAAGGTTTGTGACACAATTCTGTAGCATATGACCTTCGGCTGTGGCATTATCTCGCATTCGCATAGGCTGATCCGGCCCAGGCTATCGCGTCGGGCTGAGAGGGTTCAGACATGGTGGAGCAGCTTATCTCCTCGGAGTTGCACATCCTCGATCTGTTGGTTCAGAACTGGCCCGATGCCGTCCTGATCAGAGACCTGGAATCGAACCGGTATCTGATCGCAAATCCGGCCGCCGAGCGTCTGTTGGGCTATTCGCAGGCTGAGTTGCGCGCTCTGGAGCCTGGGGCGCTGACCTTTCCGGAGGATCAGGCGGAGATCGCCAGCCTCACCCAGGATCTCAAGAACCAGGGCGCGGTGAGGCGTCTCTGGCGAGCGCGCCACAAGGATGGCAGCCCGGTTCCCATCGAGGTGACGGTCACGTGGTCACAGATCGGTGGCCGGGCGCTCGGGCACGGCGTCTTCCGGCCGGTGGCGGCGGATGTCGCCGCGGCGTTGCCACGCAGCACGTCGGTAGCGCACGCCGAGCTGTTCGACCGCACCGGGTTGATCGTCATCGCCACGGACCGGGCCGGGCTGATCAGCTACTGGAACGCGGCGGCCGTCGAGCACTATGGGCTGACGGCGGAAGAGGCCGTCGGGCAGGCGCCAGCAGCCCTGGCAGCGGACGATGCCATGCGGGAGCAGGTCGAGGCGGCGATCAGCGGCAGCGACACGCGCGACGAGTGGGTCACCAGGTTCCTTGTCCGCAAGCCGGACGGCACGCCGTTTGAGGCGATGGTCACCGGGTCCGTGATCCGAGATGACCGGGGCGAGTACGCTGGCCTCCTCTTCGTCTCGGCCCCACTGGGCGGCGCGCAGCGATCGGGTGCACCGCGCATGCGGCGTGCGAAGGTCCAGTGCGCAGCCTGCGGCCGGGAGGTCGCCGGCACGATGCGACGCAAGTATTGCTCCGAGAAGTGCCGCCAGTGGGCCTATTACCACCGCCACCTGGAGGCGCAGCGCGCCCGCAGCCGGGAGCGCCACGAGCGCCGGCGCGGCGACGTGGACGGCGTCGGCACGCTGGTGGGCGCCGGCCTGGAGTAGCGCGCACGCGCCGGCGCTGCTCCGTACGGACTCCCGCAGACGCCGGGGGCTGTAGCGCGGAGAGATCCCCCCGCGCTGCGAGAACGCGCCTCTTGAGATCGTCGCCTACGGATCTGACGTGGCAGGGCTGAGGCTGCGTACGAGCACGTAGCCGAGCCCCCGCCGCGAGATCAGGCGGGTGGGTCGGCGCGGGTTCGGCTCGATCTTCGCGCGCAGGCGGCGCACGTAGGTCTTCACGTAGTCCAGCTCGGCCACGTACTCAGCGCCCCAGACCTGCGCCAGGATCTCGGAGGGCGCGAGCACCTGCCCGGCCCGCGAGGCCAGTAGCTCCAGGACGCGGTACTCGGTGGAGGTCAGGTCGAGCACCTCATTCCCGATGATGGCCTGCCGCGCCGCCCGGTCCACCACGAGCCAGCCGCCATCCAGCTCGATGCGCTCCGTCTCGGCGCCGGCCGGCCGCCGTGCGCGCCGCAGCACCGCCTCGATCCGCGCGGCCAGCCGTGCCGCGCTGAACGGTTTGGTGACGTAGTCGTCAGCACCCTCCTGCAGGCTCCTGACCACGTCAGCATCGTTGTCGCGGCCGGTCAGCATGATGACGGGCGTATCCGCCATCTCGCGGAACCGGTGCAGGACTTCCCAGCCGGTCAGGTCTGGCAGGCCGATGTCCAGCAGCACGAGATCGGGGCGCTGCTCGTAAAAGCTCCGCAGCGCCTGCCGGGCGGTCGCCGCCTCGACAACCTCATACTGCGTGCCGAGCGTCCGTTGGAGCACGTTGCGGATCGCGTCGTTGTCTTCAACCACCAGGATGCGGCGCTGCTGACGAATGGGGGTCGCTCCAGTGCTACACGGCCGCAGAGCCGGCCGCGATGAAACCAGGATTGCCCGAGCTGTCAACCAGCATGCCTGTTCCACCACGGGCATGTTGACAGGGCGAGTATCGCGCGCTTCCCGCCCCCACTCCGAGTCTATCCTACTCAATCATCTCGGAAGCCACAAGATGCGGCGATGCCGCGCGCTCTGCAACGTTATCATCTCCGCTTGCGCCTGGGAATCGGTAGGGAGGTCGGGTCGTGCCGCCGTGGCCCACCCGCCGCCATCCGCGGGTCAGCCCGGCACCTGCTGCTGGCCGCCCGATGCCCGCGCCGACAGGCTCCGCTCGACCGGTGCGTCCGCCAGGGCCGCCGCCTGCCCACTGCCGACCAGCGCCAGCACGGCGCCGGGGACTACCTCGACGGCGGCGGGCGTCTCGCCGGCCGGCTCGCCGTCGAGCTGAATGGACACGGGCGGGCGCGTGGCAATTGTGAGTGAGCGCACCTGCCGGTAGATCACGTCCGGGTGGTCGTCGTGCCGGCCGATCAGCACGAGCGCGAGGTACCACAGCTTGAGCGGGATCGAGCGGCCGGGGAAGATGCAGACGTCGAGCAGGCCATCCGCTGCCGTGGCGCGGTGGGTGATCTT
The Chloroflexota bacterium genome window above contains:
- a CDS encoding trypsin-like peptidase domain-containing protein, with the protein product MGLLKLGSAALVGSALTLAVVAGPTHIAETVRQAAQPVTSTASGVASSLGTDLSSLVGQTPRPGLTTPGNPAIVAAPAVAQQPATAPVQPVQQVGASTETTVRVYQDNRPSVVTVISSAVAPGFRSEPQPNGTGSGFVIDNQGHILTNNHVVAEADKLEVTLSDGTTYTAKLIGRDARFDLAVIQADIPADKLRTVKLGDSDALQVGEQVVAIGNPYGLDGTVTTGVVSGRRPLVSEPSSEGILVNAIQTDTSINPGNSGGPLMNARGEVIGVTTLGLMPNGGQAGLNFAIPINNAKKILNDLMANGSYKHPFVGIATAEITESVAQQLNLPVKQGLLVQSVEASSAAGQAGLRAGTSQQQAGARQVATGGDIITAVDGRQLARPEEFVAYLAMNKKAGETITLTVLRDGKQQDLTLTLGERPVAQEQQNQQRPSQQQPGQPRQQPGRQTPGSGNGNSAFPSFPLPGGR
- a CDS encoding 2-dehydropantoate 2-reductase, which translates into the protein MGKRLAFMGAGAVGSYVGGHLTRAGEDVTLIDPWPDHIEAIERDGLMLEGTQGEYRVHPWALHLHEVQSLFKAPVDIAFVCTKSYDTVWATTMIAQYLAPGGYIVSLQNSINEERIASVVGWGRVLGCIASSISVNAYAPGHVTRTVQPGGPGYTVFRVGEVHGRITPRAEEIAALMSNIDSAKVTPNLWGERWTKLVLNASGNGVSAITGLGGKEMTLSAEIRRLTIQLTGEAIAVGQALGFEIEPIRGLPPAVSRAAAEGDAAAFEQVEGKMLAGLARMTEDGRPSTGQDIQKGRRTEIDFLNGLVAEKGDEAGVPTPTHKALVQVVKEVERREVEASPSLVERVWELAGIRPVAIAQPAR
- a CDS encoding trypsin-like peptidase domain-containing protein codes for the protein MATRRRTLITLVGAVGLVLTASGCDMARSALAPPQPTSAAQATAPTSAAPQTPPGAGSAAPTQAAAPPPGSGPPQAAAPTQAAAPAAPAGPAQTGAAPSPVVAVAPAAPAAAPGSGAAAAPAGAPAATPYDSVIQVYRDWRPSVVTVLSTVVSPDFRAKPESSGTGSGFMLDDQGHILTNNHVVADANKLEITLASGLTLPAELIGRDPRFDLAVIRAQIPADQIRVMKLADSDTVQVGEQAIAIGNPYGLEGTVTAGIVSGRRPVVTEPGGDGVLVNAIQTDASINPGNSGGPLMNGRGEVIGVNTLGLMPNRAQAGLNFAIPINNARRIMPDLLATGAYRHPFVGVGSAEITQQVASVLGLPVQEGLLLQSIEPGSGADRAGLRGGSGTREVGSRQLAVGGDIVVSIDGQKVRRPEDFIAYLELNKKAGEVVILTIVRDGQQREIQVTLGERPRAERPAQR
- a CDS encoding PAS domain-containing protein codes for the protein MVEQLISSELHILDLLVQNWPDAVLIRDLESNRYLIANPAAERLLGYSQAELRALEPGALTFPEDQAEIASLTQDLKNQGAVRRLWRARHKDGSPVPIEVTVTWSQIGGRALGHGVFRPVAADVAAALPRSTSVAHAELFDRTGLIVIATDRAGLISYWNAAAVEHYGLTAEEAVGQAPAALAADDAMREQVEAAISGSDTRDEWVTRFLVRKPDGTPFEAMVTGSVIRDDRGEYAGLLFVSAPLGGAQRSGAPRMRRAKVQCAACGREVAGTMRRKYCSEKCRQWAYYHRHLEAQRARSRERHERRRGDVDGVGTLVGAGLE
- a CDS encoding response regulator transcription factor, with the protein product MVEDNDAIRNVLQRTLGTQYEVVEAATARQALRSFYEQRPDLVLLDIGLPDLTGWEVLHRFREMADTPVIMLTGRDNDADVVRSLQEGADDYVTKPFSAARLAARIEAVLRRARRPAGAETERIELDGGWLVVDRAARQAIIGNEVLDLTSTEYRVLELLASRAGQVLAPSEILAQVWGAEYVAELDYVKTYVRRLRAKIEPNPRRPTRLISRRGLGYVLVRSLSPATSDP